One Microplitis mediator isolate UGA2020A chromosome 3, iyMicMedi2.1, whole genome shotgun sequence DNA segment encodes these proteins:
- the LOC130665678 gene encoding uncharacterized protein LOC130665678 has protein sequence MNNLINKLIISLVIFSSILFVDSHSIDKRSLSTKGVIIGPDTPVYYLEYPHDKYLRVIRDVNKFEASPSYNYYRNPENEFNNTFFPKVLIVLEWYDGNSTREQDILNEVLTEWNKVDTYFEQLDYPKIKLAIAGVVIPTRSDFWDTTIFNQQMIYPYKPKFRSTMHQYCYRIPNYPTFMAEFFRNNTDQFESFDYDFFILMTHRKLDTLWTFDNFHYTYITHVMFDCDTKNGNSYRLSGKFVKKDEHFSYVAANTVAAIIGDYENGDKNCGETRITDWEWYRKNVTLIECSKSIFRPMVNNARYTCLDQIPYGRYEDDYS, from the exons ATGA ataatttaattaacaaattaataatatcgCTGGTAATATTCTCCAGCATTTTATTCGTCGATTCTCActcg ATTGATAAACGCTCACTGTCAACTAAAGGCGTCATAATTGGACCAGATACTCCAgtttactatttagaatatcCACATGATAAATATCTAAGAGTTATTCGCGATGTGAAt aaatttgaaGCATCTCCTTCTTACAACTACTATCGTAATCCGGAAAACGAATTCAACA ATACATTTTTTCCGAAGGTATTAATAGTCCTTGAATGGTATGATGGAAACAGCACCCGAGAGCAAGATATTCTTAATGAAGTATTGACGGAATGGAATAAAGtagatacatattttgaaCAACTTGATTATCCCAAAATAAAGTTGGCTATCGCTGGAGTCGTCATACcaaca AGATCAGATTTTTGGGACACAACGATATTTAATCAGCAAATGATATACCCTTATAAGCCTAAGTTTCGAAGTACTATGCATCAGTACTGCTACCGTATTCCTAATTATCCAACTTTTATGGCCgaatttttcagaaataataCTGATCAGTTCGAAAGTTTCGattacgatttttttatattaatgacGCA CCGAAAATTAGATACGTTGTGGACATTTGATAATTTCCATTATACTTACATCACGCATGTCATGTTTGATTGTGATACTAAGAATGGCAACTCTTATCGTTTATCAGGAAAATTCGTGAAGAAAGATGAACATTTTAGTTATGTTGCTGCCAATACTGTCGCTGCCAT aattGGAGATTATGAAAATGGGGATAAGAATTGTGGTGAAACTAGGATTACCGATTGGGAGTGGTATCGGAAAAATGTTACTTTGATCGAATGTTCTAAAAGCATCTTTAGACCAATGGTCAA CAATGCCAGATACACTTGTTTGGATCAAATACCTTATGGTCGATATGAAGACGATTactcataa